In the Desulfobacterales bacterium genome, one interval contains:
- a CDS encoding DUF1302 family protein — translation MKEKMRKNYCRRGVRRQIFLGSLALLLLLVFWGGSAAAFSIPTGNNNLQIRWDNTIRYTLQQRLHGAEGKLIGDINSDDGDRNFDVGIVQNRADLLSEIDLIYKGLYGFRVSGALWYDARYDSSFDNDSVATSNHLENGQQAIGLSNWAERYFRGPDGEILDAFAFGRVKIGEAPVYLKAGRHTVYWGEALLSPFNGLNFGQAPLDLGKGTATPGVEVKEIFRPMNQVSAVAQISNSVTLAAQYFLQWEQNLAPEAGTYFASSDLNLKDSEILLFAPGGPWLTHGEDIEPEEYREFGVSARWSPESLHGGTVGFYFRNTSDHLPQAILNLADGTYHFAYGGDIQIYGLSYANTLFGGSLGSEVSIRRNMSLRSNPAMIFDSTLLPDDGELLGARGDTFHATVNFIGLLKRTPMWDSGSYTIEANFSSWMDVSENDHMFKGSSGYNAFDSVTRDACTLNVNFGPQWLQILPGVDLTMPLSVGYGLWGVAATVNDGAKGEGSWGIGLNFDIFTKYKVNLNYVDYFGDIEVDPATGNVNNRAGNGAGTAGLRDRDFISLTLKTSF, via the coding sequence TACTTTTGTTACTGGTCTTTTGGGGTGGTAGTGCGGCTGCATTCAGCATCCCAACTGGAAATAATAATTTGCAGATCCGCTGGGACAACACAATAAGGTACACTCTGCAGCAGCGGCTACACGGGGCGGAAGGCAAGCTCATAGGCGATATCAATTCCGACGATGGGGATCGAAATTTTGATGTGGGAATCGTGCAAAATAGAGCGGATCTTCTTTCTGAAATAGATCTAATATACAAAGGGTTATATGGATTCAGGGTTAGTGGGGCACTCTGGTATGATGCAAGATACGACAGTAGTTTTGACAATGATTCCGTTGCCACCTCGAACCATCTTGAAAATGGGCAGCAAGCGATTGGACTTAGCAATTGGGCTGAACGTTACTTTAGGGGGCCAGATGGAGAGATTCTCGATGCCTTTGCTTTTGGAAGGGTGAAGATCGGCGAGGCGCCGGTTTATCTGAAGGCCGGGCGGCATACGGTGTACTGGGGAGAAGCCTTGCTGAGCCCGTTTAATGGTCTTAACTTCGGTCAGGCGCCGCTTGATCTTGGAAAGGGAACGGCTACTCCGGGAGTGGAGGTCAAGGAAATTTTTAGACCTATGAATCAAGTTAGTGCCGTGGCACAGATAAGTAATTCTGTAACTTTAGCAGCCCAGTATTTTTTGCAATGGGAGCAAAACTTGGCGCCAGAGGCGGGGACCTATTTTGCATCTTCCGATCTGAACCTGAAAGATTCTGAGATACTTCTTTTTGCTCCTGGTGGCCCCTGGTTGACGCATGGTGAAGATATCGAGCCCGAGGAGTACCGGGAGTTTGGCGTTTCCGCTCGATGGTCACCGGAGTCCTTGCACGGGGGAACTGTAGGCTTTTATTTCAGAAACACCTCCGATCACTTGCCGCAGGCGATTTTGAATCTTGCCGACGGCACCTATCATTTCGCGTACGGGGGAGATATTCAGATATACGGGTTGAGCTACGCCAACACGCTGTTTGGCGGCAGCCTGGGCTCCGAGGTTTCCATACGCAGGAATATGTCGCTCAGAAGCAATCCCGCGATGATTTTCGATTCCACCTTGCTGCCGGATGATGGAGAGCTTCTGGGCGCAAGGGGCGATACCTTTCACGCCACGGTGAACTTTATCGGCCTGCTGAAGCGGACCCCGATGTGGGATTCTGGCAGCTACACCATTGAGGCCAACTTCAGTTCCTGGATGGATGTATCGGAGAATGACCATATGTTCAAAGGCTCCAGCGGTTATAATGCCTTTGATTCGGTCACACGGGATGCCTGTACGCTCAACGTGAACTTTGGCCCGCAATGGTTGCAAATTCTTCCCGGCGTGGATCTGACCATGCCGTTGAGCGTCGGTTACGGGCTGTGGGGTGTTGCAGCCACCGTCAATGACGGCGCCAAAGGGGAAGGAAGTTGGGGAATAGGGTTAAATTTTGATATTTTTACCAAATACAAAGTTAACCTTAACTATGTAGATTATTTTGGAGATATCGAAGTTGATCCGGCAACTGGGAACGTGAATAACAGAGCCGGAAATGGTGCGGGAACCGCGGGACTTCGGGACCGTGACTTCATTTCACTCACCCTTAAAACTTCATTCTAA